Part of the Halarsenatibacter silvermanii genome is shown below.
CAGCCTTTGGCTGGGCTTTAGTATCCACTCTTTTTATCGTCCTTCTGGTGAGGCTAAAAAACGCTTCTCCGGAAACTATGATACTGGCAGGTATAGCTCTGGGCTCGCTTTTTACGGCCGGAACTACCGCGCTTCAATATGTTGCTGATGATGTGGAGCTGGCGGCTATTGTTTTCTGGACTTTTGGTGATGTCGGAAGGGCCACCTGGAGCAACAATGGTCTTATATTGCTTTTGCTGCTGCCCTGTCTGGTTTATTTTTATTTAAATTCCTGGAATTATAAGATGATGGCTTCCGGTGACGAAACCGCCAGGAGCCTGGGAGTTCCTGTGAAAAGATTGAGGCTGATCGGAATGCTGATAACCTCGCTTATTACAGCCCTAATAATTTCTTTTGTAGGTATAATTGGATTTGTAGGCCTGGTGTCTCCTCATATAGGCCGTAAACTAATCGGGCCGGATGAAAGATTTCTGCTTCCTTTTTCTGCTCTTGTGGGAAGCATTCTTCTGCTGGGGGCTGACACCGCTGCCAGAACAATTTTGTCTCCGATAGTGCTGCCGGTGGGCATATTGACTTCTTTTCTGGGAGTTCCGCTGTTTCTTTATCTGGTAGTTAGGGGGAGGGAATACATGTGGAATTAAAAGTTAAAAATCTTGAATTTTCCTATGATGAAGATCCGGTGTTGAAAGATCTGAATTTTTCCTTGAGCGGAGAGCCTCATCTAAACGCAGTACTCGGCCCCAATGGTTCCGGTAAAAGCACGCTTTTGAAGTGTATAAATGGAATATTATCACCTGACAGCGGTGAAGTTAGACTGGGAAGTACTGAACTGACCAGCCTAACCGCAGCTAAATTATCCCGTTTAATAGCCTATGTGCCTCAAAAAGAAATGCTTAATTTTCCTGCGCCGGTTTTTGATATGGTTATGATGGGGAGAAAACCTCATGCAGGTTTTAGACCTTCGGACGAGGATAAAAAGAGAACAGCTGAAGTGATCAGGGATATGAAACTGGAAGAGATAGCTTTCCGAAATTTTAACTGTCTCAGCGGCGGTCAGCAGCAGAAAGTGTTAATAGCGCGGGCTTTAGTTCAGGATCCTGAGCTGATGCTGCTCGATGAGCCTACCAGCAGTCTTGATTTGAAACATCAGCTGGAAGTTATGGAAATTATCTCTAATAAGCTCAAAAGAGGGATTCCGGCCCTGGTGGCAATGCATGACCTAAAGCTGGCAGGAAGGTTTTGTCAGGAATTTGTTATTATGAATGAGGGAGAAATATATGCTAAAGGTGGTCAAGAAGTGATTAATAGCAGGAGCATAGCAGAGGTATATGGAGTGGAAGCGGAAGTTGAGATTAGCAAAAGCGGACCAATAATTCACCCCGTAAAAAGTGCCTGTACTAAAGCAGTATAATTTATCAAAAAACAGGAGTGATAAATTAATGAAAAAATATAACGAGAATGAAAACTGGCAAGGGTGCGTGGAATTCCACGGTCACAGCTGTCCCGGGCTGGCTATTGGCTTTAAAGCTGCAGGACTTGCCAGAGAAGAGTTGAGTGTAACGGAGGCTGAAGACGAAGAGATTGTTTGTGTAACTGAAAACGACGGCTGCGGTGTGGATGCTATCCAGTATTTATTGAGCTGCACCTCTGGAAAAGGAAATTTGATATTCAGACCGACAGCTAAACAGGCATTTTCTTTTTTCGTTCGGGATGAAGAGATGGGTATAAGGCTGGTTTTCGAGGAGGATAATCTTTTAGAAAGAGAAGAGGTTACTGTTGAGAGTATTTTGAAAAGAAGCGAGAAGGAACTTTTTAAATGCAAATCACCTCATTACAGGATGCCCGAAAGAGCAGAAATTTTTTCTACAGTGAAATGCGAAAATTGCGGTGAGGGTGCTGCCGAATATGCCATCCGTTTTCAGGAGGGGAAACCGGTTTGTCTGGATTGTTTCGACGGCTACAGCAGACTGCAGAAAGAAAATTTATCCGATAACAGGTTCTGAAATATTTTCACAGATGAATAACCAGCAAATAACAGCTGTTAATTTCCTTGACATTATCCTTTATCCTGTGATAATCTGATAAAGGATATAGAGATGATAAAAGTATCTTTTCAGGTATAATTATATTTTTTTCAACTACGATGAAAATGGTTTTCATTTGTTGTGCATTAGAGGTGGAGATTATTTTTCATACGGAGGATTTTTATGTGGCTGTGATCAAAAAAATTACCGGTAAATTTGAAAGAGCATGTAGAGGTAACAAAAGGCTTTTTAAGATTTATTCGCTTCCCTACAGAAATGCTGTCTTGAGGGAAGTGAAACTGGGTAATATAGGGGAAGATGATGTTGTTCTCAATATTGGCTGTGGTGGTCTTCCTTTTACGGCTTATTATCTGGCCAGGCTCAGCCAGGCCAGGGTTGTAGCTGTCGACGTGGATTTGGAAGCAATAAATTCAGCCCAAAAATTATTTTCAGAAAATAACTTTCCTTCTCTGGAGTCCGAGATTGAATTTGCAGTCATGTGCGGCTGCAGGGCAGCAGTTGAGCTAAATTACGATATAATAGTAGCTGCTCTACAGACCGAAAATAAGCTTGAAATGATTAAAATTCTGGATGATAACCCTGGCGGCTGGAAATTTATCACCAGAGAACCGAGGAAAATTTTCGGTTCACAATACGAGTCTTTGAGTTCTAAAGTAAATCCCTCCGATAGTGTCGGTCATTATTTTCCGACTTTTGATAGATCAATATTGATCGAATCGGGAGGATTGTCATTTTGAACAATATATTTAAGCGTATTTTCCGGGGTAAAAACCCGATAAAGATATTGCTTGCTTTAATTATTTTTGCTTTCCTTTTTGCTTCTGCTGGGGATGATCTGCTCAAAGGGGCCTCCGAACTCAACCTTGTAATTATCATTTTGCTTTTTCTTCTGCAGGTTATAACTCTGATTCTCGTGGCCTACCAGTGGCATTATATTTTTAAAACAAAAATAGATGTGAATATAACCTTCAATGCCATTTTTCGGATTAATCTGGCTGCAAAATTTATTGAGAGTATTACTCCTGCTGCTAAACTGGGGGGAGAATCAGCTCGAATACTATTGTTTTCACGCCTTACTGGTAAAGATGCCGGCAGCATGCTCGCAGGTGTTAGCCTGCAAAAGACTGCTTCCATGCTGGGATTAACTATTTTTTTGCTGCCTTTTATTTTACTCTGGCCCTATAATCTCGACCTGGAATTTTTGGCAGGGAGTAACACCTTATTTCCCTCGTTGAGAAGTGAATTAACACTAATTATAGTCCCTGCATTTATAATTATTTTGTTCTTGCACGGCAAACTGAAAGATTCACTTGCCGATAGAATCAAAAATTTGTATGAAAACACTCTATCTTCTCTGATTGATATTTTCACAGTTAAGACCCTTTTTGCTTTAACTTTAATTGCCTTATTATTCTGGGGATTGTATCCGATAAAAGTTTATGTTATTGCTGGAGAACTTGGAGGAGAAGTGAGTTTAATTGAAGCAGCTGCGGCGACATTTTTGGCCTATATGGTCAGTATGGTTCCGCTTACTCCGGGCGGT
Proteins encoded:
- a CDS encoding lysylphosphatidylglycerol synthase transmembrane domain-containing protein, which translates into the protein MNNIFKRIFRGKNPIKILLALIIFAFLFASAGDDLLKGASELNLVIIILLFLLQVITLILVAYQWHYIFKTKIDVNITFNAIFRINLAAKFIESITPAAKLGGESARILLFSRLTGKDAGSMLAGVSLQKTASMLGLTIFLLPFILLWPYNLDLEFLAGSNTLFPSLRSELTLIIVPAFIIILFLHGKLKDSLADRIKNLYENTLSSLIDIFTVKTLFALTLIALLFWGLYPIKVYVIAGELGGEVSLIEAAAATFLAYMVSMVPLTPGGLGSFEAVMALVLREAGMSWEGGVTAAVLLRIFTFWLPLLASVLSAMSLSLDVNSLGSSEQ
- a CDS encoding ABC transporter ATP-binding protein, with translation MELKVKNLEFSYDEDPVLKDLNFSLSGEPHLNAVLGPNGSGKSTLLKCINGILSPDSGEVRLGSTELTSLTAAKLSRLIAYVPQKEMLNFPAPVFDMVMMGRKPHAGFRPSDEDKKRTAEVIRDMKLEEIAFRNFNCLSGGQQQKVLIARALVQDPELMLLDEPTSSLDLKHQLEVMEIISNKLKRGIPALVAMHDLKLAGRFCQEFVIMNEGEIYAKGGQEVINSRSIAEVYGVEAEVEISKSGPIIHPVKSACTKAV
- a CDS encoding FecCD family ABC transporter permease, which codes for MKQQTESDKEMEEELLNKHEGSRKQKIILIIAAFMILISLFVFSIAVGALNISFREVLKSLFRMESASQKIVVWNIRLPRITAGILSGAGLAVAGAVMQSILKNPLGSPFTLGISQAAGFGAAFSIIILGTGTLQSGGDSAILLDQIHLTAISAFGWALVSTLFIVLLVRLKNASPETMILAGIALGSLFTAGTTALQYVADDVELAAIVFWTFGDVGRATWSNNGLILLLLLPCLVYFYLNSWNYKMMASGDETARSLGVPVKRLRLIGMLITSLITALIISFVGIIGFVGLVSPHIGRKLIGPDERFLLPFSALVGSILLLGADTAARTILSPIVLPVGILTSFLGVPLFLYLVVRGREYMWN
- a CDS encoding FmdE family protein → MKKYNENENWQGCVEFHGHSCPGLAIGFKAAGLAREELSVTEAEDEEIVCVTENDGCGVDAIQYLLSCTSGKGNLIFRPTAKQAFSFFVRDEEMGIRLVFEEDNLLEREEVTVESILKRSEKELFKCKSPHYRMPERAEIFSTVKCENCGEGAAEYAIRFQEGKPVCLDCFDGYSRLQKENLSDNRF
- a CDS encoding class I SAM-dependent methyltransferase — encoded protein: MAVIKKITGKFERACRGNKRLFKIYSLPYRNAVLREVKLGNIGEDDVVLNIGCGGLPFTAYYLARLSQARVVAVDVDLEAINSAQKLFSENNFPSLESEIEFAVMCGCRAAVELNYDIIVAALQTENKLEMIKILDDNPGGWKFITREPRKIFGSQYESLSSKVNPSDSVGHYFPTFDRSILIESGGLSF